From Bradyrhizobium symbiodeficiens, the proteins below share one genomic window:
- the mtgA gene encoding monofunctional biosynthetic peptidoglycan transglycosylase produces the protein MRIVKFLLIALAVVILAPYVIAPFYRIGHPVSTLMAWRSLRGAPMQREWIDLAAMSPALPRSVIAAEDAHFCKHHGIDWGALREAIDDAQEDGTPFRGASTITQQVAKNLFLWQGRDFVRKALEFPLALWIDLVLPKPRILEIYLNIAEFGPRGQFGVEAGSAYAFGKSAAGLSPREAALLASILPNPVKRSAKTPGPGVRRLAGTYVARAQANSLATCWRENR, from the coding sequence TTGCGCATCGTCAAATTCCTGCTGATAGCGCTCGCGGTCGTCATTCTCGCGCCCTATGTGATCGCGCCGTTCTACCGCATCGGCCATCCCGTTTCGACGCTGATGGCGTGGCGCTCGCTTCGCGGCGCGCCGATGCAGCGGGAATGGATCGACCTGGCGGCGATGTCGCCCGCACTTCCGCGATCGGTGATCGCAGCCGAGGACGCCCATTTCTGCAAGCATCACGGCATCGATTGGGGCGCGCTGCGCGAGGCCATCGACGACGCCCAGGAGGACGGGACGCCGTTCCGGGGCGCCTCCACGATCACCCAGCAAGTCGCGAAAAACCTGTTCCTCTGGCAGGGCCGGGACTTCGTCCGCAAGGCGCTCGAATTCCCGCTGGCGCTCTGGATCGACCTCGTCCTGCCCAAGCCGCGGATCCTGGAGATCTACCTCAACATCGCCGAGTTCGGTCCGCGGGGCCAATTCGGCGTCGAGGCGGGCAGCGCCTATGCCTTTGGCAAATCGGCCGCCGGCCTTTCCCCCCGCGAGGCGGCCCTTCTGGCCTCGATCCTCCCAAATCCGGTCAAACGCAGCGCCAAAACCCCCGGCCCGGGCGTCCGGCGGCTGGCAGGGACCTACGTGGCGAGGGCGCAGGCGAACTCGCTCGCGACCTGTTGGCGGGAAAATCGCTGA
- a CDS encoding tripartite tricarboxylate transporter permease, translated as MDTLVNVAHGFGVALLPVNLLYCFIGVFIGTLVGVLPGIGPISAMSLLLPVTLSGTPESGIIMMAGIYYGSMYGGSTTSILVNIPGEAASVVTCIDGHQMAKQGRAGPALGISAFGSFFAGTFALIALMLVAPKLASVAIAFGPAEYFSLMVLGLIVLTFLTQGSMPKALLMACIGVVLGLIGLDSITAQPRLTFGRMELIDGIGLVPVVMGLFGVAEVLLNTEQAIKRDIINTRITHLLPSREDWKASAGPVGRGTILGFFLGILPGGGAVVASFASYALEKRLSKTPERFGHGAIEGVAGPESANNAAAGGAFIPLMTLGIPPNVVMALLLGAFVIHGLQPGPLLITQNPGLFWGIVASMYIGNVMLLVLNLPMIGMWVQLLKLPYNILFPLIILFTILGVYCSSNNVFDVYVMIAFGIIGYFMRKLGYEPAPLVLAFVLGPMMENNLRKSLILSQGDLWTFVQRPISAVCLTFALVLLIAPLLPSLRKKRELVALDEGA; from the coding sequence ATGGATACGCTTGTCAATGTCGCCCATGGGTTCGGCGTCGCGCTTCTGCCGGTCAACCTGCTCTACTGCTTCATCGGCGTCTTCATCGGCACGCTGGTCGGCGTGCTGCCGGGCATCGGGCCGATCTCGGCGATGTCGCTGCTGCTGCCGGTCACGCTGTCGGGGACGCCGGAATCCGGCATCATCATGATGGCCGGCATCTATTACGGCTCGATGTATGGGGGCTCGACCACCTCGATCCTGGTCAACATTCCCGGCGAGGCCGCTTCCGTCGTCACCTGCATCGACGGCCACCAGATGGCGAAGCAGGGACGCGCGGGTCCCGCGCTCGGCATCTCCGCCTTCGGCTCCTTCTTTGCCGGCACGTTTGCGCTGATCGCCTTGATGCTGGTCGCGCCGAAGCTTGCCAGCGTCGCCATCGCGTTCGGCCCGGCCGAATATTTCAGCCTGATGGTGCTCGGCCTCATCGTGCTCACCTTCCTGACGCAGGGCTCGATGCCAAAGGCGCTGCTGATGGCGTGCATCGGTGTCGTGCTCGGGTTGATCGGGCTCGACAGCATCACGGCGCAGCCGCGTCTGACCTTCGGCCGCATGGAGCTGATCGACGGCATCGGGCTCGTGCCCGTGGTGATGGGCCTGTTCGGCGTTGCCGAGGTGCTGCTCAATACCGAGCAGGCGATCAAGCGCGACATCATCAACACCAGGATCACCCATCTGCTGCCCAGCAGAGAGGACTGGAAGGCGAGCGCAGGGCCGGTCGGCCGCGGCACCATCCTCGGCTTCTTCCTCGGCATCCTGCCGGGCGGCGGCGCGGTGGTGGCGTCCTTTGCCTCCTACGCGCTGGAGAAGCGGCTGTCGAAGACGCCCGAACGATTCGGCCATGGCGCGATCGAAGGCGTCGCCGGGCCGGAATCAGCGAACAACGCCGCGGCGGGCGGCGCCTTCATTCCGCTGATGACGCTCGGCATTCCGCCGAACGTGGTGATGGCGCTGCTGCTCGGCGCCTTCGTCATTCACGGCCTGCAGCCGGGACCGCTGCTGATCACGCAGAACCCCGGCCTGTTCTGGGGCATCGTCGCCAGCATGTATATCGGCAACGTCATGCTGCTGGTCCTGAACCTGCCGATGATCGGCATGTGGGTGCAACTGCTCAAGCTGCCCTACAACATCCTATTCCCCCTGATCATCCTGTTCACGATCCTGGGCGTCTACTGCTCCAGCAACAACGTGTTCGACGTCTACGTGATGATCGCGTTCGGCATCATTGGCTATTTCATGCGCAAGCTCGGCTACGAGCCGGCGCCGCTGGTGCTGGCCTTCGTGCTGGGGCCGATGATGGAGAACAATCTGCGCAAATCGCTGATCCTGTCGCAGGGCGATCTGTGGACCTTCGTGCAGCGGCCAATCTCGGCAGTGTGCCTCACCTTCGCACTGGTGCTGCTGATCGCGCCGCTGCTGCCGTCGCTGCGCAAGAAACGCGAGCTGGTGGCGCTGGATGAGGGGGCATGA
- a CDS encoding GFA family protein, producing MTGSENSNVRILIGECYCRTVRFEVVDAFSYAMNCHCSNCRRTTGSAFKPFAGIAQDKLRIVRGGDQRMIFGDDTTHDAHCGRCGSLLYSRVREGQWVHVAMGTLVDAPSIRPSAHIFVASKAPWHDITDNLPQYRGHIGVV from the coding sequence ATGACCGGATCAGAAAATTCGAACGTTCGTATCCTGATCGGCGAATGCTACTGCCGCACCGTGCGGTTCGAAGTGGTCGACGCGTTCTCCTATGCGATGAACTGCCACTGTTCGAACTGCCGTCGTACCACCGGCTCAGCGTTCAAGCCGTTCGCCGGCATCGCGCAGGACAAGCTCCGCATTGTCCGGGGTGGCGACCAGAGGATGATTTTCGGCGACGACACGACCCATGATGCCCATTGTGGGCGATGCGGCTCGCTGCTTTATTCCCGGGTGCGTGAAGGACAATGGGTCCATGTCGCCATGGGAACCCTGGTCGATGCCCCCTCGATCCGGCCAAGCGCCCACATCTTCGTGGCCTCGAAGGCGCCCTGGCACGACATAACGGACAATCTGCCGCAATATCGGGGGCATATCGGGGTTGTCTGA
- a CDS encoding polyprenyl synthetase family protein — protein MTGTSPSDFAKRLDKTADDTEALLGRLLSDNILHDEIARPKRLMDAMRYSSLNGGKRLRPFLVVESAAVFGVPREAALLVGAALECIHCYSLIHDDLPAMDNSDLRRGRPTLHKKTDDATAILAGDGLLTLAFDIVTRDEIHRDANVRLLLTRALARCAGIGGMVGGQILDLAGEGRFGGNEPIDVARIQQMKTGALLRYGCIAGAILGEASQKEYQALDDYGRALGEAFQIADDLLDVEGDAAALGKPAGADAALGKTTFVTQLGIEGAKQRVRDLLARADSAVSIFGDRAAVLQAAARFVAERKN, from the coding sequence ATGACCGGCACGTCCCCGTCCGATTTCGCCAAACGTCTGGACAAGACCGCTGATGATACCGAGGCCCTGCTCGGCCGCCTGCTGTCGGACAACATCCTGCACGATGAGATCGCCCGGCCCAAGCGACTGATGGACGCAATGCGCTATTCGAGCCTGAACGGCGGCAAGCGCCTGCGACCGTTCCTGGTGGTCGAGAGCGCGGCTGTGTTCGGGGTCCCCCGTGAAGCCGCCCTGCTGGTCGGCGCTGCGCTGGAATGCATCCATTGCTATTCGCTGATCCACGACGATCTGCCGGCCATGGACAATTCGGACCTGCGCCGCGGCCGCCCGACCCTGCACAAGAAGACCGATGACGCCACCGCGATCCTCGCCGGCGACGGCCTGTTGACGCTCGCCTTCGACATCGTCACCCGCGACGAGATCCATCGCGACGCCAATGTGCGGCTGCTGCTGACGCGCGCGCTGGCGCGCTGCGCCGGCATCGGCGGCATGGTCGGCGGCCAAATCCTCGATCTCGCCGGCGAAGGCCGCTTTGGGGGCAACGAGCCGATCGACGTCGCCCGCATTCAACAGATGAAGACCGGTGCGCTCTTGCGTTACGGCTGTATCGCCGGCGCGATCCTCGGCGAGGCCTCGCAGAAAGAATATCAGGCGCTCGACGATTACGGCCGCGCGCTCGGCGAAGCCTTCCAGATCGCCGACGACTTGCTCGATGTCGAGGGCGACGCGGCGGCCCTCGGTAAGCCGGCCGGCGCCGATGCGGCGCTCGGCAAGACCACTTTCGTCACCCAGCTCGGCATCGAAGGCGCCAAGCAGCGCGTGCGCGACCTGCTCGCGCGGGCCGACAGCGCCGTCTCGATCTTCGGCGATCGCGCCGCCGTGCTGCAGGCCGCCGCGCGCTTCGTCGCCGAGCGGAAGAACTGA
- a CDS encoding caspase family protein → MRNLLRLCPLLLAAALLFGAGPAFAGKRVALVLANSAYQHAPSLANPVNDGAVMAKTLKEAGFDVVDSRHDLSAQETRRVLREFADATRSADIAVVYYAGHGIEVEGSNYLIPVDAKLERDTDVYDEALSLDRVLVAVEPAKQLRLVILDACRDNPFGKTMKRTVASRGIGRGLAQVEPTSPNTLIAYSAKAGFTAQDGDGANSPFTVALSKHLATPGLDVRRAFGFVRDDVLKSTGNKQEPFVYGSLGGEDVPLVPVKVAAAAPGAPVANPQADIRRDYELALQVGNRAAWAAFLAQHPDGFYASLAKLQVEKIGAEQAHAAATEKAKQAEAERDRLAALGAQKDAQVRAAADAKAAEQAQLAAQKAKEQAQQQAAAAEQQRVNLAAAAPGAAPTSTVSPAGTNVAYLTPATAPADLSRSVQTELGRVGCYSGQADGNWNTPSQRSLSQFNRYAGTKLDVKVASTDALDAVKAKPSRVCPLVCEHGFKADGDKCTKIVCREGYAVNNDNECEKQRAAKPAKPATAKRDDGDERPARQRRQGGGAAGTAGGYGAAAGIAAAAGASRPSGGGQIFCNNTGCRPVNRGCHLEYRGGGGPSNDANAEVCN, encoded by the coding sequence ATGCGCAATCTGCTCAGACTTTGCCCGCTTCTCCTCGCTGCCGCGTTGCTGTTCGGCGCCGGGCCCGCTTTCGCCGGAAAGCGGGTCGCTCTGGTGCTCGCCAACTCGGCGTATCAGCACGCGCCGTCGCTCGCCAACCCCGTCAATGACGGTGCGGTGATGGCGAAGACACTGAAGGAAGCCGGTTTCGATGTCGTCGATTCCCGGCACGATTTGTCGGCGCAGGAAACGCGGCGCGTGCTGCGCGAGTTCGCCGACGCGACCCGAAGCGCCGACATCGCAGTGGTCTACTATGCCGGCCACGGCATCGAGGTCGAGGGCTCGAACTATCTGATTCCTGTCGACGCCAAGCTCGAGCGCGACACCGACGTCTATGACGAAGCGCTGTCCCTCGACCGCGTTCTGGTCGCGGTCGAGCCTGCCAAGCAGCTCCGCCTGGTGATCCTGGATGCCTGCCGCGACAATCCGTTCGGCAAGACCATGAAACGCACGGTGGCATCGCGCGGCATCGGCCGGGGCCTCGCCCAGGTCGAGCCGACCAGCCCCAACACCCTGATCGCCTATTCGGCCAAGGCCGGCTTCACGGCCCAGGACGGTGACGGCGCCAACAGCCCATTTACGGTCGCGTTGTCAAAGCATCTGGCGACGCCGGGTCTCGATGTTCGCCGCGCCTTCGGCTTCGTGCGTGATGACGTGCTCAAATCGACCGGCAACAAACAGGAACCGTTCGTCTACGGCTCGCTGGGCGGTGAGGACGTGCCGTTGGTGCCGGTCAAGGTGGCGGCTGCAGCTCCGGGGGCACCCGTGGCAAACCCGCAGGCCGATATCCGCCGCGACTACGAACTCGCGCTCCAGGTCGGCAACCGGGCGGCGTGGGCTGCCTTCCTCGCCCAGCATCCCGATGGCTTCTATGCGAGCCTTGCCAAGCTTCAGGTCGAGAAAATTGGTGCCGAGCAGGCCCATGCGGCTGCCACCGAGAAGGCGAAACAGGCCGAGGCAGAACGCGATCGTCTTGCCGCGCTTGGCGCGCAGAAGGATGCGCAGGTCAGGGCGGCGGCCGATGCGAAGGCCGCCGAGCAGGCGCAGCTCGCCGCGCAGAAGGCCAAGGAGCAGGCGCAGCAGCAGGCAGCTGCCGCCGAGCAGCAGCGCGTCAACCTCGCCGCCGCGGCGCCGGGCGCTGCGCCGACCAGCACGGTGAGCCCTGCCGGCACCAACGTCGCCTACCTGACGCCGGCGACCGCGCCGGCCGATCTCAGCCGCTCGGTGCAGACCGAGCTCGGCCGCGTCGGCTGCTACTCCGGGCAGGCCGACGGCAACTGGAATACGCCCTCTCAGCGCTCGCTGTCGCAGTTCAACCGCTATGCCGGCACCAAGCTCGACGTGAAGGTGGCGAGCACGGACGCGTTGGATGCGGTCAAGGCCAAGCCGTCGCGGGTCTGCCCGCTGGTCTGCGAGCACGGTTTCAAGGCCGATGGCGACAAGTGCACGAAGATCGTCTGCCGTGAGGGCTATGCGGTCAACAACGATAATGAGTGCGAGAAGCAGCGCGCGGCCAAGCCGGCCAAGCCCGCAACGGCGAAGCGCGACGACGGTGATGAGCGTCCCGCCCGGCAGCGTCGTCAGGGCGGCGGCGCCGCTGGCACGGCGGGCGGCTATGGCGCCGCGGCCGGCATTGCTGCTGCAGCAGGTGCCAGCCGTCCCTCGGGTGGTGGCCAGATTTTCTGCAACAACACCGGCTGTCGCCCGGTCAACCGTGGTTGCCATCTCGAATATCGCGGCGGTGGCGGTCCCTCCAATGACGCCAATGCCGAGGTTTGCAACTGA
- a CDS encoding GGDEF domain-containing phosphodiesterase: MTPALPQASDILAALGQAVFAWDIGSDAIVWGDQVASVFPGIPVERLATGAEFAKLIEPAQTLRTAALAQTSAVHGADGTPYRVEYGVRMSASDPVVWVEETGRWFAGPDGRPTRAIGSVRINSERHARDEELTKLARLDPLTGELNRSHLIAALAEAIEETTRFRSTAAFMLVGIDHLARVNDAFGFDVADAVILDIAKRIRSRLRGGDVLGRFSGNKFGLILKTCTVDDMNVAAERFLAGIRDEVVPTKSGPVSVTASIGAVSLPRYARNADEAVNRAHETLDAAKRRRVGSFAAWRPDAARDAQRRVNIRVTDEIVTALNERRIKLAYEPVVSVASRERAFHECLVRMDQGDGQVLLAPDIVPVAERLGLIRLVDHRVLELVVAELAAAPDISLSLNISPDTTMDPDWWAGIESLMLAHPGVAERLIVEITETVAIQDIDDVRGFVTRLKNFGSRIAIDDFGAGYTSFRNLRKLGVDIVKIDGAFVQNITHSADDRAFVQTLIDLARRLDIKTVAEWVQDEEAANMLRDWGCDYIQGRLIGLASAERPWGAPPDSALPAAG, translated from the coding sequence TTGACCCCCGCATTACCGCAAGCCTCTGACATCCTGGCCGCCCTCGGCCAGGCCGTGTTCGCCTGGGATATCGGCAGTGATGCGATCGTCTGGGGTGATCAGGTCGCCAGCGTCTTTCCCGGCATTCCCGTCGAGCGACTGGCGACCGGCGCCGAATTTGCCAAGCTGATCGAACCCGCGCAAACGCTGCGGACCGCAGCGCTGGCGCAGACCTCCGCCGTGCACGGCGCCGACGGTACGCCCTACCGGGTCGAATACGGCGTGCGCATGAGTGCCTCCGATCCCGTGGTCTGGGTCGAAGAGACCGGCCGCTGGTTCGCCGGCCCCGACGGCCGCCCCACGCGTGCGATTGGCTCCGTTCGCATCAACAGTGAGCGCCATGCCCGCGACGAGGAGCTGACGAAGCTGGCCCGGCTCGATCCGCTGACCGGCGAGCTCAACCGCTCTCATCTGATTGCAGCGCTGGCCGAGGCGATCGAGGAGACCACCCGCTTCCGCTCGACCGCGGCCTTCATGCTGGTCGGCATCGACCATCTCGCCCGCGTCAACGACGCCTTCGGCTTCGACGTTGCCGACGCCGTGATCCTCGACATCGCCAAGCGCATCCGCTCGCGCCTGCGTGGCGGCGACGTGCTCGGCCGCTTCTCCGGCAACAAGTTCGGCCTGATCCTGAAGACCTGCACCGTCGACGACATGAACGTCGCCGCCGAGCGTTTCCTTGCCGGCATCCGCGATGAGGTGGTGCCGACCAAATCCGGCCCGGTCTCGGTCACCGCCTCGATCGGCGCGGTCAGCCTGCCGCGCTATGCCCGCAACGCCGACGAAGCCGTCAACCGCGCCCATGAGACGCTGGATGCCGCCAAGCGCCGCCGCGTCGGCTCGTTCGCGGCCTGGCGTCCGGATGCGGCGCGCGACGCACAGCGCCGCGTCAACATCCGCGTCACCGACGAAATCGTCACTGCGCTGAACGAGCGCCGCATCAAGCTCGCCTATGAGCCGGTGGTGTCGGTCGCCTCGCGCGAGCGCGCGTTCCACGAATGCCTGGTGCGGATGGACCAGGGCGACGGTCAGGTGCTGCTCGCGCCCGACATCGTGCCGGTCGCCGAACGGCTCGGCCTGATCCGCCTGGTCGATCACCGCGTGCTCGAGCTCGTGGTCGCCGAGCTCGCCGCCGCGCCCGACATCAGCCTCAGTCTCAATATCTCGCCTGATACGACCATGGATCCGGACTGGTGGGCGGGGATCGAGTCGCTGATGCTGGCCCATCCCGGCGTCGCCGAGCGGCTGATCGTCGAGATCACCGAGACGGTCGCGATCCAGGACATCGACGATGTCCGCGGCTTCGTCACGCGGCTGAAGAATTTCGGTAGCCGCATCGCCATCGACGATTTCGGCGCGGGTTACACCTCGTTCCGAAACCTGCGCAAGCTCGGCGTCGATATCGTGAAGATCGACGGCGCGTTCGTGCAGAACATCACACATTCCGCCGACGATCGCGCCTTCGTGCAGACCTTGATCGATCTCGCCCGACGGCTCGACATCAAGACGGTGGCGGAATGGGTGCAGGACGAAGAGGCCGCAAACATGCTGCGCGACTGGGGCTGCGACTACATCCAGGGCCGCCTGATCGGCTTGGCATCGGCCGAGCGGCCGTGGGGCGCGCCGCCGGATAGCGCGCTGCCGGCGGCGGGGTAG
- the bla gene encoding class A beta-lactamase, which translates to MPLDRRSLLASLCWIAASPALAAEPPPELETYERESGGRIGVYAENLATGKKLTWRADERFVMCSTFKASLAACVLARVDRGEEKLAATIAYGKADLLEYAPVAKQKLAAGAMSVSDMCKAIVELSDNTCANLLLARIGGPAALTAFWRSLGDTTSRLDHNEPELNRSPPGDPHDTTTPAAMAGNLRRLVVGEALTPASRALLTEWMVNCKTGANRLRGGLPAGWTIGDKTGNNGKDASGDIAVAWPKPETPILMAAYTQGGTPNAAQIEAAFARIGRMVAERLA; encoded by the coding sequence ATGCCGCTCGATCGCCGTTCCCTGCTCGCCTCGCTATGCTGGATCGCGGCTTCCCCCGCGTTGGCCGCCGAGCCCCCGCCCGAACTCGAAACCTATGAGCGCGAGAGCGGCGGGCGGATCGGGGTCTATGCGGAGAACCTTGCGACCGGCAAGAAGCTCACCTGGCGCGCCGACGAGCGCTTCGTGATGTGCTCGACCTTCAAGGCCTCGCTCGCGGCCTGCGTGCTGGCTCGGGTCGATCGCGGCGAAGAGAAGCTTGCGGCCACGATCGCTTACGGCAAGGCCGATCTGCTGGAGTATGCGCCGGTCGCCAAGCAGAAGCTTGCGGCCGGCGCGATGTCGGTCAGCGACATGTGCAAGGCGATCGTCGAACTCAGCGACAACACCTGCGCGAATCTGCTGCTGGCGCGGATCGGCGGCCCCGCCGCGCTCACCGCGTTCTGGCGGTCGCTCGGCGACACCACCTCGCGGTTGGATCACAACGAGCCCGAACTCAACCGCTCGCCGCCCGGCGATCCCCATGACACCACGACGCCGGCAGCGATGGCGGGAAATTTGCGGCGCCTGGTGGTGGGCGAGGCCCTGACGCCGGCCTCGCGTGCCCTGCTCACGGAGTGGATGGTGAACTGCAAGACCGGCGCGAACCGGCTGCGCGGCGGCCTGCCCGCAGGCTGGACCATAGGCGACAAGACCGGCAACAACGGCAAGGATGCTTCGGGCGATATCGCGGTCGCCTGGCCGAAGCCCGAAACGCCGATCCTGATGGCGGCCTATACCCAGGGCGGCACGCCGAACGCGGCGCAGATCGAAGCCGCTTTTGCACGCATCGGGCGGATGGTGGCCGAACGGCTGGCGTAA
- a CDS encoding DUF1345 domain-containing protein, giving the protein MAVGGKEDPALARFRKMSRPVRLIYARPRTFIALAAGVLVCLLLPGSHRLVTRLLFGWDALIAVYLVLVYAMMLCNDHQHIRRAAAMQDDGRFVILLVTAIGAFASIAAIVSELGTPHRGVLELTIAISTIALSWAGVHTTFALHYAHDYYRNAKPGGLQFPSSDKEDHADYWDFVYFSFVIGMTAQVSDVGITDKTIRRTATAHGIVSFIYNTALLALTVNIAASAISN; this is encoded by the coding sequence ATGGCGGTCGGGGGCAAAGAAGATCCCGCCCTCGCCCGATTCCGCAAGATGTCGCGGCCGGTCCGGCTGATCTATGCACGGCCCCGGACCTTCATCGCGCTCGCGGCTGGTGTCCTGGTCTGCCTGCTGCTGCCGGGCTCGCACCGGCTGGTGACACGGCTCCTGTTCGGGTGGGATGCGCTGATCGCGGTCTATCTCGTGCTGGTCTACGCAATGATGCTTTGCAACGACCACCAGCACATCAGGCGCGCCGCCGCGATGCAGGACGACGGCCGTTTCGTGATCCTGCTGGTGACGGCGATCGGCGCCTTCGCCAGCATCGCCGCGATCGTCTCCGAGCTCGGCACACCGCATCGGGGCGTGCTGGAGCTGACCATCGCGATCAGCACCATCGCGCTGTCATGGGCCGGCGTACACACCACCTTCGCGCTGCACTACGCGCACGATTATTATCGCAACGCCAAGCCGGGCGGCCTTCAGTTCCCGAGCAGCGACAAGGAAGACCACGCCGACTATTGGGACTTCGTCTATTTCTCTTTCGTGATCGGCATGACCGCGCAGGTCTCCGACGTCGGCATCACCGACAAGACGATCCGCCGCACGGCCACGGCGCACGGGATCGTGTCGTTCATCTACAACACGGCCCTGCTCGCACTGACGGTCAATATCGCGGCGAGCGCCATCTCGAACTGA
- the rpmF gene encoding 50S ribosomal protein L32: MAVPRRKTSPSRRGMRRSADAIKKPTYVEDKDSGELRRPHHLDLKTGMYKGRQVLKKKES; encoded by the coding sequence ATGGCTGTTCCGAGAAGAAAAACCTCGCCGTCGCGCCGTGGCATGCGCCGCTCGGCAGACGCCATCAAGAAGCCGACCTATGTGGAAGACAAGGACTCCGGTGAGCTCCGTCGTCCGCATCATCTCGACCTCAAGACCGGCATGTACAAGGGCCGTCAGGTCCTGAAGAAGAAAGAGTCCTGA
- a CDS encoding nuclear transport factor 2 family protein, with product MSQNRSSVEAVVQSYFDGLYEGDAEKLGTIFHPSADLRWVEKGELQVLTVPDWLDRVRKRASAKAEGKPREDFIVTIDRSDDKTAFIKVRCQLPPRFFTDYLVAMKLADGWQIVSKSYRYDLRE from the coding sequence ATGAGCCAGAACCGTTCGAGTGTCGAAGCCGTCGTGCAATCCTATTTCGACGGGCTTTACGAGGGCGACGCCGAGAAGCTCGGCACCATCTTCCATCCCTCCGCTGACTTGCGCTGGGTCGAGAAGGGCGAGCTCCAGGTCCTGACCGTCCCCGACTGGCTCGACCGCGTCCGCAAACGCGCCTCCGCCAAGGCCGAGGGCAAGCCGCGCGAGGATTTCATCGTCACCATCGACCGTTCGGACGACAAGACCGCCTTCATCAAGGTGCGATGTCAGCTGCCGCCGCGTTTCTTCACCGATTACCTGGTGGCGATGAAGCTCGCGGACGGCTGGCAGATCGTGTCGAAGTCGTATCGGTACGATTTGAGGGAGTGA